DNA sequence from the Nicotiana tomentosiformis chromosome 3, ASM39032v3, whole genome shotgun sequence genome:
tgaccgtgtgtatcggtcgtgtttggttatTCTTAGTGGTTTGAGACCAAAGCCGATTTATTGTTGCTAtgtatggtagaatttgatattatattgggcatggactggtttttgccttatcatgctattctcgattgtcatgccaagatcgttaaattggctatgccaggattaccatgGATAGAGTGTAGAGgtgctttagattatgttcctagcagagttatctcatttctaaaggttcaatgtatggttgagaaggggtgtaatgctTATTTATCTTTcgtgagggatgtcagtgttgatactcctaccgtggagtcagttccggtagtgagggattatctagATGCTTTTTCGgaggatctttcgggcatgccgcccgatagagatatcgactttagtattgatttgttaccgggcactcagcccatttatattccaccttatcatatggccccaacaaagttgaaagagttaaaggaacagttgtaAGAGTTGCTTCATAAggtcttcattcggcccagtgtgtcgccttggagtGCTCCAGTCtaatttgtaaagaagaaggatggttctatgcgaatgtgtatagattattgctagttgaacaaggtcatagtgaagaacatgtatccattgtcatgtattgatgacctgtttgatcagctacagggtgccagagtgttctctaagatcgacttgcatttaggctatcatcagctgaatattcgggagccagatattctAAAAACTGCCTTTAGGACTCAGTATcgacattacg
Encoded proteins:
- the LOC138908438 gene encoding uncharacterized protein, giving the protein MTVSEYAVQFNDLARHALALVATVRRLEMEMEIPYQQVMGITRRLEEFDIILGMDWFLPYHAILDCHAKIVKLAMPGLPWIECRGALDYVPSRVISFLKVQCMVEKGCNAYLSFVRDVSVDTPTVESVPVVRDYLDAFSEDLSGMPPDRDIDFSIDLLPGTQPIYIPPYHMAPTKLKELKEQL